The following nucleotide sequence is from Salvia miltiorrhiza cultivar Shanhuang (shh) chromosome 7, IMPLAD_Smil_shh, whole genome shotgun sequence.
tcgccatcaaattcacttgtcggttgtccaacaatgaagcggaatatgaggccgtggtcagaggggcgcaCATCTTGTCCGAGCTCAaagccgagtgtgtcatcataAAGACAGATTCCCAGTTGGTTGCCCAACAGTTTTCAGGGACTTACAGTATCAAAGATCAGAGGATGAGGGCGTACCATTCCAAAATCagtgaaataaaagaaaagttcatggaattcagGATCGAGCAAGTTGCCAGAGAGGAAAATACGAAAGCGGACTTattggcgcgcatggctagcgcagtagagcaaacttggaaCGATGagattattttactctgtgataccagagagatggagacttcgcaagttttctcggtagagatcagggacgactggcgggctccgattatacactttctgaagacaggggaacgtctaagcagagaatccaatcagagggctcgctatgagaattactgcttaatcaacgatcaactcttcaaacgatctttcactcaacctttgctcaaatgtttatctccagaggaagctaattttgctttgcaagaaattcatgcaggttgctgtggtgggcatacgggatttcgggatctTGTGCGCAAAATTATCCGGgccgggttctattggcctcacatcaacaaagaggccagagagttcgtccgcaagtgcgaagcttgccagagacatgcaGGGCGAATCAATGtaccaggggagcctatgggtgtcatgtacgcggcatgtccgtttgacaaatggggcattgatatagtcgggaagttgcctacagcaccgggagggaaatgctttctcatcgtggcagtagattatttttctaaatgggtcgaggccgaggctgtgggcaagattgatgaagttacagtggaacgctttatttggaggaacatctgttgcagattcggagtaCCGAGAATCATTGTGTCCGACAATGGGACTCAGTTCACAGGGCAGAGGATAGCAGATTTCTGTGATCGAATGGACATCACTCAGCGCTTCGTCTCAGTGGCGCACCCACAAGCAAATGGTCAGGTGGAATTAGCCAACAGAACAATCTGCGAAGGGATTATGAAGAGAttgaaccagagcagagggaaatgGGTGGAGGAGTTAGACACTGTTCtctgggcctaccgaactagcccgAAGACAGCAACGGGCGAGGCACCGTTTACGCTGGTATACGGATCCAATGCAGTAATACCAGCGGAGGCCAGACTGGAATCATACCGCATCATCACCTATGATACAGAGCGTAACGCCGATCTCCGAAGAACTGAGCTCGACCTTGCGGAAGCACAGCGGGAAGAAGCGCaaatcagagcagcaaaatataaaagtgtcatcaaagcagggtacgacaaaagggtcagagcAAGAAAGCTGGTCAAGGGCGATCTAGTATTGAAAAGAGCAGACGcattaaaggcagtgggcaagtttgaagcaaattgggaaggaccatttatcgtcacagaggtcttgggtggcggagcgtacacattgtcggattcagacggcagaactctccccaggccatggaatataaacacactcaaaaagttctatgtataactgctacttaagcaggagtaatcacttgtagaccggatactctttttccccacaggggttttaacgaggtccggggccatgatatcaataaaacagatatgtggttctagggaattccctggtgttgtgtttgtttatttcaattattgctttcttacattacatatgctatatatttaacatgttcatgcagagcattgcacatgtcaccagaggggggagtagggtggatacccgtaatccccaattttcaaattcaaaatacaaactgcttcATAGCAGGATAAGGAAGAAACAAATataaaaactgcttcttagcaggtcaaagggaaagcaaaaCACCAAGAGCTGACAACTTCGCCTCCATGTGCCAACACTTCAAGCTTTTCTCCTCCGTTGGGAGATATTCATGCCAGATCTACCTCAGATCTACTCCGGATTTACTCCACACCTGCAAGAAAAGCCACAAGTCAAAGTGCCAGAGGGAAAGAATACGGAGGAAAAGACCAATCAACTTCCAGATCTCGGGAAACCGGTAATAATGCTCTCAAATACGGGAAGTCCCCTCCTCACAATCACAAAGCTAGAGACCTACactggaagcacagagggaaaAGCAAAGCCTTCAAGGATATGAATGTTCtgaggggaacttcccttaTTTGAGTGGCTTACAACCAAGCTAGGAATGGTTCAGAGGGGAAATTCTCTTCAGGAACCCTGGAGATAAAACTCTCAAGCGGGGGAGAGTCCTGTCTTTGCAGTGTACAACCTCTTAACAGGACTCGCTCCCTCGATTGAGagctttacaaccaagataaGGAGGCATTTTGAGCCAAAAAGAAGGGGGgtctagggtttgagaggagaGCAGTGTGGGGCGGCGGAAAGAAAATAAGGGATTCTGAGCTAGGTCATGAAGGATggaggggtatatatagagacGGTACTGGGCTTAAGAAAAGGGGCTAAGAGGTAATGGGCCCGCGCGAACTCATGGGCcggagaagggagtaagaagtaattgggccaacatgttcataacagagtattgcacatgtcaccagaggggggagtagggtgtatacccgtagtccccaattttcaaattcaaaaatggcTTCTCaacaagtcaagggaaaaacagagggatcacgCTCCAGCAGAGCAGAGGGAGCACGCCCCACCAGAacagagggaagcgctcgtaagccgcgaaagttggttgcgccatccgggccttccatgctccgcgcagagggagggaagcgctcgtaagccgcgaaagttggttgtgccatccgagccttccatgctccgcgcagagggggttctttcaatcgtaagccgcgaaagttggtcgtgctatccgggccttccatgctccgcgcagaggtggcacttaatcataagccgcgaaagttggttacacccctcgggtcctccatgctccgcgcagaggttgtccttaaccgtaagccacgaaagctggtcgcaccccccgggttttccatgctccgtgcagggtgttctttcaatcgtaagccgcgaaagttggtcgtgccatccgggccttccatgctccgcgcagaggtggcacttaatcgtaagccgcgaaagttggttacaccccccgggtcctccatgctccgcgcagaggttatccttaaccgtaagccacgaaagctggtcgcaccccccgggttttccatgctccgtgcagggtgttctttcaatcgtaagccgcgaaagatggtcgtgccatccgggccttccatgctccgcgcagaggtggcacttaatcgtaagccgcgaaagttgattacaccccccgggtcctccatgctccgcgcagaggttgtccttaaccgtaagccacgaaagctggtcgcacccctcgggttttccatgctccgtgcagggtgttctttctatcgtaagccgcgaaagttggtcgtgccatccgggccttccatgctccgcgcagaggtggcacttaatcgtaagccgcgaaagttggttacaccccccgggtcctccatgctccgcgcagaggttgtccttaaccgtaagccacggaagttggtcgcaccccccgggttttccatgctccgtgcagggggttactatttaatcgtaagccgcgaaagttggttgcaccccccgggtcctccatgctccgcgcagagggttactatttaatcgtaagccgcgaaagttggttgcaccccccgggtcctccatgctccgcgcagagggttactgtttaatcgtaagccgcgaaagttggttgcaccccccgggtcctccatgctccgcgcagagggttactacttaatcgtaagccgcgaaagttggttgcacccccccgggtcctccatgctccgcgcagagtgctcaagcttggatgggaagcgcGAAAtcattgacaaaaaaaaaattaaccaaatcctcggaagaggaggcggtgaaatccctaTCATAAAGgttaaccaaatcctcgtaagaggaggcggtgaagctTTTATCAGAagtgtcatcaaaatcctcgtcagaggagtccgCCAAATTCCTGCCAGAAGAGCCaaccaaaatcctcgccagaggagcctTCCAAATCCTTTCCaaaggaatcaaccaaatcctcgtcagaggaggcggtgaaatcctttccaaaAGGATCAACCAAAGCTCttgtcagaggaatcaacagAACACCCACAGCGGAAATCAGAGAAATTTCGaaggagaaaatcaaagaaacacCGACAACAAGCACGATGAGCTAAACCAAGCACAGATTCAACATGAACGTGAAAGCAacaaaaacaacacaagtaatgAAAGGGAAAATGCAATACAAGCAGGGAAGAAATTTCATATAAACACGCCGAGAAGGCACAGTTGCACATCAAAAACGGGAAGTAAGTATTAAGTTTGTACAgatcaaaaaattacaaaaattcttTTAACTCAGGCAGGAGGAGCGGAAGCATCTTGATCAATAGCAGAAGGGGCAGGAGCAGAGGCAGAAGAAACCAGGGGAGGAACACCACTCGTAGAGACTTGGCCAGAAACGGCTCCCTTTGCGAACACTGGCAGCATGCCAGCTTCCTTCACCTCGGGGAGACGGACTCCCAAGTCCAGCAATTTTACAACTTCTTGCACAAACGTCTTCTCATCTCGATACAGGGTAAAAAGCTGATCCATtgcagaggaggaggaagcggaATCTTCAGAAACGGAGgccgccaaatcagagggcaAAGGAGGTACCACACCATACTGAGAAAATCTTCGGGTACTTTTGTTGGTGGGATCTCGCAGCCGATTCACAAAGCCcgccagggaagcagagaaagcaggcGCGTACAATGGAGCGGAGGGCACTGAAGCAGACCCAATCCCAAAGGCGAAATAGGGAATGGCcctctccagcactggataccaccattcTGGTTTCTTCGGAGAattcgcagggatccccatcagctTATTTATTTCCTCATCTTTGAGGTTATCCATTAAGGCATGCAAGTCCAGGGTAGCAAGCTGTTCCGAGGTCGCCCCAGCCATCTCTAACGCCTTGGAAGCAGACTGTTGTATCACATAAGCGAAGAGGGGCCCGAAATCCTCCAAGTACTCTTGAGTCCGCTTGTAAGCCGCCAAGGTGCCCTCCAACATCAACCCTAGAAAGTGTTGACcctgcggagacaagaaatactccaggcgttgatctcgcgcCCCCAAGACATAGGCACGATTCTGCGCTTCCACAAGCGTTTTCTTCCATCCACGCCGGGTCTCCTTGTAGGCTTCTTCATATCCCGCCTTGAACCTGGCCAAGTTTTCATGGCTTTCCTTGGTCGTCCTGGTCAGTTCAGAAACCAGGGAGGACTTCTCCACCTCTGCTTGGGCCAGCTGAGCCTTCAACTCAGCAATCTCTGCTTCAGCCTTACTCAGACGTTCCACCACCCCAGcaacatcatcatcacgcttggcgatgtccgcttgttccttctccctctcttttTCTGACATGTCATAGTCATGGATGCACttaacagccccccacatccgagcctccacctgcaagaaaacAAAAAGGATTCCGACAGAACAATAAAGAGGTTAGTAACTTCGTTTTTGCTAtgataaaaagtataaaaagcagggtacctgaagagccaactggcacAGCTGAGTAACTAAAACCCCCCGGGTCAGCttctccactttctcctggtccttGGAATGGACACGAGCTACCAAGGCATCAATTAACTCCTGCCCCGataaactcgaaatcggcccaggaacaacaTCTTCTGGCTCATCAGCAGggggcaccacagctttgcccttgcCCTTTCCCCCGGCAGAAGAGGGAACCTTAGAaacaccagcagacttcttcaCTGGCCCCTTGCCCTTCTCCACTGCCGACGAGAGGACCttcgaaccaccagcagacttcttcaCTGGCTCTGAAGACTTGCTGGCCTTCTTCAGGCCCTCCTGCCTCTCTTTCTCACCCACAGAGATCAGAGAccccctcttccttttctttgaAAGATCAGTAAGGGTGGCACCGGGGATCGAGTCGGGCGAGGGAATCTCATCAGTAATGTCCACAATCTGGACATCTTCTCCACCAGTACCAGATGTAGCATCAGCACGGGGACGTTTACCCCTGTGAACAAGAGCGCCCGCATCAACCTCTCCTGCATCAAATGCACGagaggcttccacattcccctctgggatttcTACCACAGGAGGGAGGGCGACCAGCTCGACCCCAATTGGCTGTTCTAGGGGGCCTGCCCCAGAAGCAGAACCCCCGGTACCATGCTCCCCGCTGCGAGTGGGAGAAGCAACGacaggcaaattgtccccacatttctttctccaagacatgtctgcaatTTAAAACACTACATCATTTAGCATCCGGGTaacaaaatttaatatatttttctaagttatattttttacctatcgatttctttggatataggGAAAATAGGCCATTGTATGCCAGAGCCGAATTATTCTCAGCAAGGTATTTACAGTCTAAAGGCTGGGCTTTGTTCATAGCGTTCAGATGGGCTATAACCCCTAAGTCAAAATTGGAGGGAGCTTCTAGGGAGGCAGGCCTATAGGTAGTCCGGGAGCCATGCCATTCTAGTTCCAAAACATGGTAATTATGCCAATTGCCGACAAGGGTGCGCACATAGCAGTAATTGTATAGAAAGCCCTTATCAAAGGAATTCAAGGATGAAAGGAAAGTGGTGGGATGTTTCGGATGAGCAGCGAAGCTATACAAgggactgccctgcatgcgGAGAGTCTGGGTTTGACAAAATAATTTACCGGTGTCTCCAATACCGTGGGCGCGGCAAAGAATATGGAAGGCATATAACCGCCGGATGGCGGAAGGAGTAACTTGATAAAAGGGGATGCGATAGTGGTTACAAACACTGACTAAAAGGGCAGGGGGAGGAAGCCTTAGACCAGCATTTATCTGGGCTTGCCAGATGACTATCACTTTGTGGTGACGAAGGCTCTCGGGGGGCGTTGAGTCTTTAGAAAAGGCTACGAATTGTAAACTTTCAGGGTGTCGACACTTGCtcttcaatttttccacctccgcgacaccAAGACGGGAGGCAGGAACACGCTTGGGAGGTTGGGGTGTCTTCTTACCCCTCTTCTTAGGTGGTGAGGGATCAAGGACAGTTTGAGAGTCATAAGAAGCAGAGGGGGAAGGGAAATTCTCGAGATCCTGGAGTTGgggtgaagaagacgaagagGCTCGGGAAGATGGGGAAGACGACCGCGAGGGCTGAGGAGCGGAAGTGGAGGCCATTGTACCAATCAGAGCACCTAGGGTTTCtaagcacgctcaatcagagcaccaacaaatttCAAAACTACTTGTACCAAGCACAAAAACTGCAGGAGAAGAAGATGCGCGAATTACCTAGGCCAGAGAAAGATTGATGATAAAACCTGAAGCGGAAGGGTCGCAGGAGAGTACGCCGGAACATGAAGAGAATTGCCGAAAAATGCAGGAAAAGGAGTTCggaaacttggagaagaagaatagtgaaaaatggaagttcgaatcgactaagtaaaaatGTACGTGGGTAACTACAAGCACGCGGGATGAATGACGCGTGGCATACGGGAAATAATCAACGGATGAGAATTTCCACGGAGagacgaaaggacgcaaaggccaaaaagtaacctcggggtacggggaaaGCACTGTACatcgggcaggcatttaatgcaggtgacgtcaCCTATGCGGGCGAGTCCTCTGCTTGGTTGCACTATTCCAGAGtaaactagccagaccaggggctgggagtaacaaaaacaccAGAGAGTAATCTACAATGCTTACCTTTGTTTCCATATAATATTAGAAGTGCTTTcttcttcatgatttgcagggatcgAGGAAAGCTACATAATTTTGGTCTTCACAATACCCCATTGGTTGAAcgcgaagaatacccggttcaaccagactagaggggggagtggttgatgaggagtgatatgtgcaaaGTAGAGAAGGGgtgcaaatcagaggaatcatactggtcagaagaatcattcttgCTAGAGGGATTTCATATGTCAGAGACAACTcatccaccagaggaatggctcttgccagaggaatcgtgttcgtcagagaagtcgccctcgccagaggagccaccttcgccagagaggccgccttcgccagaggagtcactcttcgccagaggagtcattcttcgccagaggagtcactcttcgccagaggagtcatctttctccagaggagtcatctttcgccagagaagtcatcatcaCTAGAGAAGTCACCCCGCCAGAGAAATGCTAGAAGGCGCGGGAAGAGCTCCCGCGTAAAGACGAAGTTACTATTATACCCTCCGACCACGCAAGGAGCATGCGTGGATAatgattttacctttttaccctcaattgtaatctataaatagacctcagCTCATGTAGTACCGGCACgttatctcatattttcgaatacaacaGTTATTTTCTCCTTCGTGCAAAGTTTCCGATCACTTTACTCCACTCGTTCCGATCATCTCCACTAGGTATAGTCCATACTTTACATcttatagtttaggtgttggttcctaATTCACCATTATTCTCACGAAATATAGTGAAAACTATGTTCTTTATCGTTTTTCTTGATTCCGCTAATATTTGTTTCATCATTGATATTGTATCTGACAACTCCACAAAAAATACTTTATataaattgcacaattcaaaCAATCACAAACATAATGCATGATCTGACAACTTAACAAaaagaggtggtctcctgtacacccgagtgtaccgtacacccgggttGTACCTGACTCAATTGGACTATCCTGacctatttttttattgaaatgacactaacactaacacgataTTGAAATAACActaatactattttattttagaaataacactatttcgaaaataacgctaacactattttgttttacaaatgacactatttcgaaaatgacactaacactatattgaaatgacactaacactacgtgtaaaatgacactaacattatatgtaaatgacattaacactatAGCGAAATGACAATAAAACTTGACATTCGGGTATAATAGTTCACTTGAGTTAGATTCGAGTTAGGATCCTGGTCGGGTACGACCCGGGTGTGTAGGAGATTTTGTGTAACAAAAAATACTCTATACATGTTGTTGATTAGATTCATAGGATTAGATAACGTGTTGAAGTATATTCGATATATATTCCACTTGTATTAGGAATCTTATATCTATTCATAAATTTATTACAATTTTGAACGTGTATTACTCTATGTATACCTTATTCTGCAAGTATAAtctacaaatatataaaacaattCACACTAgaacaattatttttaattgaatttgaaatgaatacAAAAAGTTTATATTTAATGGATCGTATCCAACCCCTTACCTTGTAGAAATCACGTTCACCTCAGACTACATTTATTCATGACCAATAACAATCGGTCATCACTAGAAGacaaaagaattaaataaaaaaaatactaaatattAACAAAGTGAATAATGGGTTGTCAAAAAATTTGCAGAACAACCCAAGTCATCCACCTTTTCAATTAAATGGGATAATGCCATTTggcattttataattaaaaaatatgataacaaataataaaaaaaaagaaaaaaagtattTAGGTTGTAGTAGGttattaataaaacataaaaattgttaaattataaattgtgtatatgaaagagagagaaataaatattttattaaaaatagggTTGTTGTAGGTTGTTGATAAAGATAGTCTCATAAAATATTATCCGAGACAACGGGTCGGGTCAAAAACTTGCATCAAGCCGTCAATCGAGCGTTGAATCAGCTGAATTCCCAACGGTTTTATTCCCCATATATAAACACCAGATCTTCAATTTTCAAACTATCGATTACTCTTTCTGTTTTTGAGTTGAACTCTTAATTCCTTTCCTTCAAAAACtcctaaatccccaaattgatCTTTGTAACCCTAATAAACTCCTCAATCGATTCTTTAACAGCTCGTATTAATCCAAGAAAATCGGCAAACCCTGTGCGTTTCAATGCCTCTTGGACGCGCCATAGAATCATGCAGGCTGCAGCTTCGCAGCTGGCGCCCCTTCGGCAAAGCCCTAGGCTCCGATTCAGCCGAATCGCGCGGCGCTGCCAACAAGCGCATCTGCCGCGACGATCGCAGGACGTCGTTCCCCTTCAGTTCTGTCCTGGACATGTCGAAGCTCTGCTTCTTCGACGACGATAAACCCCCCGCGTTCCCCGCCGCGCACGGGAGGAGCTTCGCACGCAAGCGCCGCCGGCGCGGAGGGTCCAGATCGGTTTCTAGCCGGAGCTCCGATCGGAGGTACCGCTATGTGGGCGTGTCGACGGCGAATGTGACTTGCTCCGATTTTCCAATGACGGCTGAGAGTACTGATTCGAGCGGGGAGCTGTTTTCAGAGGCACGCTGGGTGTCGGATGCGAGTGAGAGGAATTTGAGAAGAGACAAGGAAGGGAATGGGGGTGGGGAGAGGGAGTTTGTGATTTCTGGTTATGGGCTGGTTAGTAATTGTGATATTGAGGGGAATGAATCTGGTTATGGAAGTGATTCGGGCTATAAAGGAGATGTGGAGCTTGAATATGGCGACGAGCTTGATGTGGAAGAGGATGACGGACGGTCCCTGTTTTGGGGCGATGAATGTGGAGGTAATTTGCTTCTTGTTTAAATGG
It contains:
- the LOC130995350 gene encoding uncharacterized protein LOC130995350 — its product is MPLGRAIESCRLQLRSWRPFGKALGSDSAESRGAANKRICRDDRRTSFPFSSVLDMSKLCFFDDDKPPAFPAAHGRSFARKRRRRGGSRSVSSRSSDRRYRYVGVSTANVTCSDFPMTAESTDSSGELFSEARWVSDASERNLRRDKEGNGGGEREFVISGYGLVSNCDIEGNESGYGSDSGYKGDVELEYGDELDVEEDDGRSLFWGDECGENTSQLEMVGGNLCKKGHHRCRRKKQDLRMT